Part of the Halopseudomonas maritima genome, GAGTTTGCGTTGCTGATCGAGCGGCCGCTGGATGTCGAGCAGTTGGGCAAGCTGGCCGAGCGCATCCTGCGGCTGTTGCAGGCGCCCTTTGAGCTGTCCGGGCAACTGCTGCATATGAGTGCCAGTGTCGGTTTGGCGATTTTTCCGCGTGATGGCTGCGATGGCGCAGAGCTGCTCAAGAATGCGGATTCGGCGATGTCGCTGGCCAAGCAGCGCGGACGCAATGGTTACGCCTTCTATACCCAGGACCTGACCGCGCAGGCGCGTCGACGCCTAAGCCTGGAAACCGACCTGCACGAAGCCATCAACACCGGGCAGCTGCGTGTGTATTACCAGTTGCAGAAATCCTTGAGCGAAGACCGCTGGGTCAGTGCCGAGGCCTTGGTGCGCTGGGAACACCCCAGTCAGGGCATAGTCGCGCCCGGCGAGTTCCTGCCGGTGGCGCGGCAGGCCGGGCTGATGGGCGAGATAGACGAGTATGTGCTGGATGAAGCCTGCCGCCAGCTGCGCAACTGGCAGCAGGCCGGCTATGGTCTGGAGTCGGTGGCGGTAAACATGTCTGGCTACTGGCTGGAGCGCGGCGATGTAGTGCGTTGTGTCGAGCAGGCGTTGCGGCGGCACGGGTTGCCACCTGCTGCGCTGGAGCTGGAGGTGACCGAGGACGAGATGATGCAGTTTGGCGATGCTGCCGTGCAGCTGCTTGATCGGCTGGCTGCGCTGGGAGTGCGGCTGGCCATTGATGATTTCGGTACCGGCCACTCCTCGTTGTTGCGACTCAAGCGCATGCCGGTTAACAAGTTGAAAATCGACCGCGGTTTTGTCGTCGATCTGCCGGGTAGCGAACGCGATAGTGCCATGGCTCGCGCAATCATTGCGCTGGGCAAGGGCCTGCACCTGCAGTTGATTGCCGAGGGCGTGGAAACCGCAGCCCAGCAGGCGTTGCTGCGCGAGCTGGGCTGCGATGTCGGGCAGGGCTACCTGTACAACCGGCCGCTGCCGGCGGCGCAGATCGAGCCGCTGCTGCAGGCGCCGCCGCATGCCTGAGTTTCAGCCGTTGCGAATGGCACGTGCGGCGCCGTGCCGGGTCGGCCCGCAGGATCAGAGCTGGCTTGCCGCGCCACAGGCCCCCATCCGGCGCTGGCCGCTGGAGCGCGAAGCGCCGGAGAGCGGACAGGTCACCAGTCTGGTTGAATACCTGCCGGGCGCGCGTTTTCCGGCCCATTGCCATCCGGCTGGCGAGGAGATACTGGTACTCGACGGCGTCTTCAGCGATCAGAGCGGTGACTTCCCGGCTGGCAGTTACCTGCGCAGCCCGGCCGGCTCGTCCCATGCGCCCTTTTCCCAGCCCGGGTGTGTGATATTCGTCAAGCTGAACCAGCTTGCTGCCGAGGACCGGCAAACCCTGCGTCTGCTGCCCGGTGCCGTGTCCAGTCAGGCCTTCGCGCCGGACATCACTGGCCAACTGCTGCATGAACATGGCCCGGAGCAGACCTGGCTGTTGAACTGTGCCGTCGGCGCGCGTCTGGTTTGGGCGGGGGCGCCGGCGGCCGAGTTGCTGGTGTTATCGGGGGGCTTGCAGGAAGGGGAGGTACGCGCTGGAGCGCTGAGCTGGTTCCGCGACCCGGCGCTGGGCAGGTTGGGGCTGCTGGCCGCGGCCCCGACCCGTGTGCTGCTCAAAATCGGGGCGCTGCGCGGCCTCTAGCGGCCGCTTACAGGAAGATCCACAGCAGCAGCGCGCCCAGCACGATGCGGTAGACCACAAACGGCTGCATACCGATGCGCTTGATGAACGCCAGGAAGTAGTGAATGCACAGGTAGGCGCTGATGCCCGACAGCACCACACCGGCTGCCATCTGCGCCCAGTCGACCGCAACCTGGCTCTCGACCAGCTCGATGGTTTCCAGGCCGCAGGCCAGAACGATCACCGGAATCGACAGCAGGAACGAGAAACGTGCCGAGGCTTCACGGCTCATGCCCAGCATCAGCGCGGCGGTCATGGTGATGCCCGAGCGCGAGGTGCCAGGGAATAGCGCCAGCGCCTGTGCGCAGCCGATGAACAGCACATCCTTCCAGTTCATCTGATATTCGCTGCGGTTGCCGCGACAGCGCCAGTCCGCCCAGCCCAGCAGCAGACCGAAGGCGATCAGGCCGATAGACAGATAGACAGGCGAGCGCAGCACTGTCTCCACCGTATCCTTGAGCAGCAGGCCGGCGAGGCCGACCGGAATGGTACCGAGAATGACCGCCCAGGCCAGCTTGGCGTCGGCGTCCAGCTGGCGCGTGTGCAGCGAGCGGAGCCAGCTCTGCAGCATGCCGATGATGTCGCGACGAAAGTAGATCAGCACCGCCGACAGGCTGCCCAGATGCAGGGCGACGTCAAAGGCCAGCCCCTGGTCCGGCCAATCGGTCAGCACTGGTACCAGAATCAGGTGGGCAGAACTGGAAACGGGAAGAAATTCGGTGATGCCCTGAACGATTGCCAGGATGACGACCTGCAGCCACTCCATGTTGACGCTGTGCTCCGTGAGTTGAGGTTGGGCGGACGCGCTCGCGCCGCTGCGGCAAAGAGGCGCAAGTAAAGCATGCCGGACCGGCGGGCGCGAGCCTTTAGGAAGTGCTGATCAACTCCTTGACGGCGGCCCTTGGCGATTATGCGCAAATAACACGCTCATTGATCGACCTGCGCGCGGATGGTTCCCGGCCGGTATTGCATGGCATTGTCGGACAAATACAACAACAAACAGGAGAGGCGCATGCGCTGGA contains:
- a CDS encoding undecaprenyl-diphosphate phosphatase, whose translation is MEWLQVVILAIVQGITEFLPVSSSAHLILVPVLTDWPDQGLAFDVALHLGSLSAVLIYFRRDIIGMLQSWLRSLHTRQLDADAKLAWAVILGTIPVGLAGLLLKDTVETVLRSPVYLSIGLIAFGLLLGWADWRCRGNRSEYQMNWKDVLFIGCAQALALFPGTSRSGITMTAALMLGMSREASARFSFLLSIPVIVLACGLETIELVESQVAVDWAQMAAGVVLSGISAYLCIHYFLAFIKRIGMQPFVVYRIVLGALLLWIFL
- a CDS encoding cupin domain-containing protein, with protein sequence MPEFQPLRMARAAPCRVGPQDQSWLAAPQAPIRRWPLEREAPESGQVTSLVEYLPGARFPAHCHPAGEEILVLDGVFSDQSGDFPAGSYLRSPAGSSHAPFSQPGCVIFVKLNQLAAEDRQTLRLLPGAVSSQAFAPDITGQLLHEHGPEQTWLLNCAVGARLVWAGAPAAELLVLSGGLQEGEVRAGALSWFRDPALGRLGLLAAAPTRVLLKIGALRGL